Proteins encoded in a region of the Candidatus Neomarinimicrobiota bacterium genome:
- a CDS encoding helix-turn-helix transcriptional regulator translates to MTNLDVMLAKRKMTLTQLSKAIGISLTNLSLLKTGNVKGLRYNTLEKICIVLDCQPGDILEYRPDEDEDEDSK, encoded by the coding sequence ATAACAAACTTGGATGTGATGCTTGCTAAACGGAAGATGACTCTTACTCAGCTTTCGAAAGCTATCGGTATCTCATTAACCAACTTATCCTTACTCAAAACTGGTAATGTAAAAGGTTTACGGTATAACACTCTGGAAAAGATCTGCATTGTACTGGACTGCCAGCCAGGTGATATATTGGAATATAGACCAGATGAAGATGAGGATGAAGATTCGAAGTAG